A section of the Procambarus clarkii isolate CNS0578487 chromosome 68, FALCON_Pclarkii_2.0, whole genome shotgun sequence genome encodes:
- the LOC138355692 gene encoding protein starmaker-like — MVTGSIAAHRMVFELTTARRMDNHEKHSTDNHEKHRTDNHEKHSTDNHEKHSTDNHEKHSTDNHEKHRTDNHEKHSTDNHENHGTDNHEKHSTDNHEKHSTDNHEKHSTDNHEKHTQITKRNTAQITKRNTAQIMKTNSTNNQKEHRADKQVEHSTDNQEEHSTDNQEECNTDNQEEHSTDNQEEHSKDNQEEHSKVNQEDHSTDNQEEHSTDNQVEHNTDNQEEHSADNQEEHSTDNQVENSTDNQEKHSVDNQEAHSTDKQEEHSADNQEEHSIDNQEEHSTDNYEEHSTDNQEEHSTDNQEEHNIDNQEEHSTEKQEEHSRLYPPRWWPTCLVLMIVVQEIYYFPSVKSRLCLRSK; from the exons ATGGTTACAGGGTCcattgccgctcacaggatggtatTTGAGTTAACTAcagctcgcaggatgg ataaccacgagaaacacagcacagataaccacgaGAAACACCGAACAGATAACCACgagaaacacagcacagataaccacgagaaacacagcacagataaccacgagaaacacagcacagataaccacgaGAAACACCGCACAGATAACCACGAGAAACATAGCACAGATAACCACGAGAATCACGGCACAGATAACCACGAGAAACATAGCACAGATAACCACgagaaacacagcacagataaccacgagaaacacagcacagataaccacgagaaacaca cacagataaccaagaggaacacagcacagataaccaagaggaacacagcacagataatgaAGACAAACAGCACAAATAACCAAAAGGAACACAGGGCAGATAAGCAagtggaacacagcacagataaccaagaggaacacagcacagataaccaagaggaatgtaacacagataaccaagaggaacacagcacagataaccaagaggaacacagcaaagataaccaagaggaacacagcaaagTTAATCAAGAGGATCACAGTACAGATAACCAagaagaacacagcacagataaccaagtggAACACAACACAGATAATCAAGAGGAGCACAGCgcggataaccaagaggaacacagcacggataaccaagtggaaaacagcacagataaccaagagaaaCACAGTGTAGATAATCAAGAGGCACACAGCACAGATAAGCAAGAGGAACACAgtgcagataaccaagaggagcaCAGcatagataaccaagaggaacacagcacagataactatgaggaacacagcacagataaccaagaggagcacagcacagataaccaagaggaacacaacattgacaaccaagaggaacacagcacagaaaaacaagaggaacacagcaggtTATATCCTCCCAGGTGGTGGCCAACCTGTCTTGTTTTGATGATTGTCGTCCAGGAAATTTACTATTTTCCTAGTGTGAAATCTCGCCTGTGTTTGAGGAGTAaatag
- the LOC138355717 gene encoding uncharacterized protein, giving the protein MGLVLSPSKCEIIASSEVIIRAVKSVLPEASVVKPTDSTILGAPLGHNAIAAVLDEKFRDLKRMEERIGDLDSHDALYLLTKCLTLPRLTYFLRCAPTFGNPLLNQYDELLRSIFRKALNLDLDDSQWDQATLPVRFGGIGIRKATEVALPAFLSSCTAANELVGQILPERMRETAGTHDQTFIEAARQWDTIAHPQPRPQVPKDHKQAHWDSPIMEKTVTAMIDNADAENKARLLAVTAPHAGDFLFAVPNAALGTRLSHDALRIGVALRLAAPILTEHRCICGTAMADQYGRHGLVCRKSQGKIARHEEVNDIIKRSLATARCPAQREPHLSRPNDPQKRPDGVTLLPWKDGKQVVWDYTCAATLASTYLHYSTRESGGAASFRESQKIIKYRGLAHCYSFVPIGSETLGSWGKCALKFLKELGDKLISATKDQRAKSFLFQRLSVAIQRGNACCVLGTSPTSEEFEEVFDLQQ; this is encoded by the coding sequence atgggtctcgttcttagcccctccaagtgcgaaattattgcatctagtgaagtaatcattagagcagtgaaatcagttctaccagaagcctcagtcgttaaacctaccgacagcacaattctcggagcacctctgggccacaatgccattgctgcagtccttgacgaaaagtttagagacctaaagaggatggaagagagaattggggacttggactcccacgatgccctctaccttctcacaaagtgccttaccctgcccaggctaacatacttcttaaggtgtgcaccaacttttgggaacccacttctaaatcaatatgatgagctcctcaggtcaatattcaggaaggcgctcaacctagatttagatgacagtcagtgggaccaagcaacactaccagtgagatttggagggataggcatacgaaaggcaactgaggtagcacttccagcattcttatcctcatgtacagcagccaacgaattggtagggcagatcctaccagagcgtatgagagagacagcgggaactcatgatcaaacgttcatcgaagcagccagacaatgggacaccattgcacaccctcaaccccgaccacaagtcccaaaagaccacaagcaggcccactgggatagccccataatggaaaagactgtcacagcaatgattgacaacgctgatgctgaaaacaaagcccgcctcctagcggtaacagcaccccacgccggggattttttatttgctgtgccgaatgcagccctgggaactcgcctcagtcatgacgctctccgcattggggttgcccttcgccttgccgcccccatcctcaccgaacataggtgcatctgcggaactgcgatggcagaccaatatggtcgtcatggtctggtatgtcgtaaatcacagggtaaaattgcaagacatgaagaagtcaacgacatcatcaagaggagcctcgccacagcccgctgcccggcacaaagagaaccacacttatccagacctaacgaccctcagaagcgccctgatggggtcaccttgctaccttggaaggatggtaagcaagtggtatgggactacacgtgcgctgccacactggccagtacctacctccactacagcacacgtgaaagcggtggtgctgcttctttcagggaatcgcagaaaattattaaatacagaggtctagcacactgctacagctttgttccgatcggctcggagaccctcggttcgtggggaaaatgtgcattgaagttcctgaaggagttgggggacaaattgatcagcgctacaaaagaccagagagcaaaaagtttcttgttccagcgcctcagtgttgcgattcagaggggaaatgcctgttgcgtcttgggcactagtccaacttcagaggaattcgaagaagtgtttgacttgcaacaatga